The Oscillospiraceae bacterium genome contains a region encoding:
- the spoIIID gene encoding stage III sporulation protein D: protein MKGNPEERAVRLGEYIVATGATVRTAAERFGISKSTVHKDVTTRLRCQNQELFREVQQVLDRNKAERHLRGGAATKEKYNGIQKQRG from the coding sequence ATGAAGGGCAACCCGGAAGAACGGGCGGTGCGCCTGGGCGAATACATCGTGGCTACCGGCGCGACCGTGCGCACGGCGGCCGAGCGGTTCGGCATTTCCAAGTCAACGGTGCACAAGGACGTGACCACCCGGCTGCGCTGCCAAAACCAGGAGCTGTTCCGCGAGGTACAGCAGGTGCTGGACCGCAACAAGGCAGAACGGCATTTGCGGGGGGGCGCGGCCACCAAAGAAAAATACAACGGGATACAAAAACAGCGGGGGTGA
- a CDS encoding thioredoxin reductase, translating to MEQKMLDCAVVGGGPAGLSAAINLHQRGKSVRVLGAAPGFLEKAERVDNYLGLPGLSGGGMLRAFADHAAQLGIRPEPGRVANILPMGDHFMLNFSGDILEARTVVLACGVAKAKPVEGETEFLGRGVSYCATCDGMLYRGKAVLVWGLSPEAAGEANFLASIGCRVRFVAAKRPETLDAAIEFLPGSLQGVGGGMKLEWARVAGQQHAADGVFILRAAIAPDTLLPGLSLANGFVTVNRSMATNLPGVFAAGDVTGAPLQVAKAVGEGLIAGLSAADYLSASGA from the coding sequence ATGGAACAAAAAATGCTCGACTGCGCGGTGGTGGGCGGCGGTCCGGCCGGCCTTTCGGCGGCCATCAACCTGCATCAGCGGGGCAAAAGCGTGCGGGTGCTGGGCGCGGCGCCCGGCTTTTTGGAAAAAGCGGAGCGGGTGGACAATTACCTTGGCCTGCCCGGCCTTTCCGGCGGCGGGATGCTGCGCGCCTTTGCGGACCACGCGGCGCAGCTGGGCATCCGCCCGGAACCGGGGCGGGTGGCGAATATCCTGCCCATGGGCGACCACTTCATGCTGAATTTCAGCGGCGATATTCTGGAGGCGCGCACGGTGGTGCTGGCGTGCGGCGTGGCCAAGGCAAAGCCCGTGGAGGGCGAAACCGAGTTTTTGGGGCGGGGCGTTTCGTACTGCGCCACCTGCGACGGCATGCTCTACCGGGGCAAGGCTGTGCTGGTGTGGGGCCTTTCCCCCGAGGCCGCCGGCGAGGCGAACTTCCTTGCCTCCATCGGCTGCCGGGTGCGGTTTGTGGCGGCCAAACGCCCCGAAACGCTGGATGCGGCCATTGAATTTTTGCCCGGCAGCCTGCAGGGCGTGGGCGGCGGCATGAAGCTGGAATGGGCCCGGGTGGCCGGGCAGCAGCATGCCGCCGACGGCGTGTTTATCCTGCGCGCCGCCATTGCGCCCGACACCTTGCTGCCCGGCCTCAGCCTGGCGAACGGTTTTGTAACGGTGAACCGCTCCATGGCCACCAACCTGCCCGGGGTGTTTGCCGCAGGCGACGTGACCGGCGCGCCCCTGCAGGTGGCAAAGGCCGTGGGCGAGGGGCTGATCGCGGGCCTTTCCGCGGCCGATTACCTTTCCGCTTCCGGCGCTTAA
- a CDS encoding transposase, producing MELVCRLLEVSRSGYYEWLGRKPSLRRQKDQELKRRLLSLHQRYPALGLDSLYHLIRPQLSCSRKRIHRLMNEMNISSTRRRAYKATTNSRHAHPIAPNLLARRFSFDKPDTAWVGDITYIPTGEGWLYCAVVKDLCTKQIVGYAFSDRIDTNLTLAALGMAVRRRKPLPGLIFHSDRGVQYAAYAYRQRLASLGIRQSMSRKGDPYDNAVAENFFSCLKCECVHLRHFASRAQAMADVFAYIETFYNPVRPHSSIGWRPPDAFARALSEHPAA from the coding sequence GTGGAACTTGTATGCCGACTGCTGGAGGTCTCCCGCAGCGGGTACTACGAATGGCTGGGCCGCAAACCCTCTTTGCGCCGGCAGAAGGATCAGGAACTGAAACGCCGGCTGCTGAGCCTGCACCAGCGTTATCCCGCCCTTGGGCTGGACAGCCTGTATCACCTGATCCGCCCGCAGCTTTCCTGCTCGCGCAAGCGCATCCACCGCCTGATGAACGAGATGAACATCTCCTCCACGCGCAGGCGTGCCTACAAAGCCACGACCAACTCAAGACACGCGCACCCCATCGCGCCCAATCTCCTTGCGCGCCGCTTCTCCTTTGACAAGCCAGACACCGCATGGGTCGGCGATATTACCTATATCCCCACCGGCGAGGGCTGGCTCTACTGCGCTGTTGTGAAAGACCTTTGCACAAAGCAGATCGTCGGCTACGCCTTCTCCGACCGCATCGACACAAATCTCACTCTCGCCGCCCTCGGCATGGCCGTCCGGCGCCGCAAGCCTCTGCCCGGCCTCATCTTCCACTCCGACCGCGGCGTCCAATACGCCGCCTACGCTTACCGTCAGCGTCTCGCCAGCCTCGGCATCCGGCAAAGCATGTCCCGCAAGGGCGATCCCTATGACAACGCCGTGGCCGAAAACTTCTTCAGCTGCCTCAAGTGCGAGTGCGTCCATCTGCGCCATTTCGCCTCAAGGGCACAAGCCATGGCAGACGTCTTCGCTTATATCGAGACCTTTTACAACCCAGTGCGCCCGCATTCCTCTATTGGCTGGCGTCCTCCGGATGCCTTTGCGCGTGCCTTGTCTGAGCATCCCGCCGCCTGA